Part of the Streptomyces sp. NBC_01460 genome, CCTGATATCTGCGCATTTCACCGCTACACCAGGAATTCCGATCTCCCCTACCACACTCTAGCTAGCCCGTATCGAATGCAGACTCGGGGTTAAGCCCCGAGCTTTCACATCCGACGTGACAAGCCGCCTACGAGCTCTTTACGCCCAATAATTCCGGACAACGCTTGCGCCCTACGTATTACCGCGGCTGCTGGCACGTAGTTAGCCGGCGCTTCTTCTGCAGGTACCGTCACTTTCGCTTCTTCCCTGCTGAAAGAGGTTTACAACCCGAAGGCCGTCATCCCTCACGCGGCGTCGCTGCATCAGGCTTTCGCCCATTGTGCAATATTCCCCACTGCTGCCTCCCGTAGGAGTCTGGGCCGTGTCTCAGTCCCAGTGTGGCCGGTCGCCCTCTCAGGCCGGCTACCCGTCGTCGCCTTGGTAGGCCATTACCCCACCAACAAGCTGATAGGCCGCGGGCTCATCCTTCACCGCCGGAGCTTTTAACCCCGCCCCATGAGGGACAGAGTGTTATCCGGTATTAGACCCCGTTTCCAGGGCTTGTCCCAGAGTGAAGGGCAGATTGCCCACGTGTTACTCACCCGTTCGCCACTAATCCACCCCGAAGGGCTTCATCGTTCGACTTGCATGTGTTAAGCACGCCGCCAGCGTTCGTCCTGAGCCAGGATCAAACTCTCCATGAATGTTTTCCCGTAATCGGGAGAGCACCATAGAAGAGCGGGACGACCGATCCGGAATAGGGATGGTCGTCCACAGCGTCCTCGCTGATGTTGCCTACCCGCCACATGGGCCGGTAGGACTTCAAAGGAACCACCAACCCACCGAAGTGGGCCGGGGTATCAACAAATTTGGCGTTGATTTTTGGCACGCTGTTGAGTTCTCAAGGAACGGACGCTTCCTTCGGTCCCGTTTCACCGGGGCCCTCCGGGCGCTTCCCTTCGTTCTTGCGTTTCCGACTCTATCAGACTCTTTCGTGTCCGATTCCCGGCCGAAGCGGGTTCCTGCTGTTTCGCTTTCCAGTTCTTCGCTTTCGCGTTTCCCTTTCCGGCGAGTCCAACTTTACCAGACTCTTTTCCGTTCCGTTTCCGGTCCGAATCAGAATCAAGCGGCCTGCGGAGTGGCCTTTGCCTTTCGGCGTGTTCACTACGTTAGTCGATTTCCTCTGCGGCTCATAATCGAGTCGCCGGGGCGAATTCCGGCATGCCGGAATCACACCCGCCAGGGGTGAATCGTAGGTAGTGGTTGGCCCTCTCACGATGCTTCGACCCGGTCCGATGGACCGCGCCAGGAACAACTGCATCCGTTCAAGCGGCTCGGACTACATTAGGGAAACGGCAGGGGCGAGTCAAGTTGCGCGTCGGCGTGGCACATCGGCCCTGTACGGGCTGACCGTGGGGTCGCCGTCGATCCTGAAGCCCCAGGGCTGGTGCGAGCCATCGCCGCCCACGCCGGTCCGAGGCCCGTTGCGTACCTGGTCGGGCAGCGGCGGGGTCCCTTGCAGGACGGACAGGGGGCGCCCCTCACCCTCCACGACGTCGACACCGTCCCGTACCCGGTCGACGTCCAGTGCCGTCGCCAGTCGCGCCGTCCCTTTGGCCGGTTCTCTGTCAAGCCGGGCCGAGAACCGACGTTTCCGGGCCGTCTCCGCCCCTGTACCTGTCGCCCCGCCCTGAGCAGGACACCGCTCGCCCTGCCCTCAGGACCGCGCACCAGGGGCGAGGAGTCCAAGGGCGGGAGCCTGACGCAACGGGCGCCGAGTCGGGCGCTGTGCGACCGGAACGGATGGTCCGTCGTAGGCGTGGCGCACGTCGGCGGTCACTCGACCGGCCACCGGCCAGGAACGCGCCAAGCGCCGCACCCGCCGACGATCACGCATCTTCTGGACCAACTTCCGCACCCACTCACCGGCGAGCCGTGAGCGAGGCGCACGGCGGCTCAGGCTCCGGTGGACGGTTTGGCTCTCGGACTCAGTCTGTACGCCGAGACGGTCGGATCACCGGCGAGGTAGAACCGGTGCTGCCAGTCGTGGGCCTTGCTCACTCCCACCCGAGGACCAACCTGGATGAGCGCGGCAGGTGCGGACTCACCCGCGGACAACACGACCGAGGTTCCTGCCAGGAGGTCTGCGCCGTCGTGCTCTCCCGTGACGCCGAGTGCCTGGCAGAAGTTCCCCGGCCCTCGGGCAAGGCGTGGACTCTCGACCTCCTCCCCTCGCCGCTTGCGTGCCAGGTCTTCCCCCTCGATGACCCTGCCTGCCCGGATGAGGACGGCCGAGGCGGTGCCGTCCGTCCCGGTGACGACGTTGGCGCACCAGTGGAGACCGTGGGACCGGTAGACGTACAGGTGTCCTGGGGGTCCGAACATGACGGCGTTACGGGGTGTCCGGCCCCGGTAGGCATGGGAGGCCGGGTCAGCCGTACCGGAGTACGCCTCGGTCTCCGTGATGGCGATGCTCACGGTTCCCTCGGGGGTCGTGCAGGTGAGGACGCTCCCGAGCAGCCTGGGGGCGACCTCTTCGGCAGGACGGGCGAGGACGTCGACGTTCATGCTGACCGCCGTGACATGCCGTATGTGAAAGAGACGTACGCGTGTCCGGGCGGGCCGGACATCACGCCGTCGCGGACGGGCCGGCCGGGGAAGGCGTGGGAGCCGAGGTCGGCCTCGCCCGCGTACGCCTCCACCTCCGTCGGACGCAGCTCGATGGGGCCCTCGTCCGTGGTCCGGACGAGGATGCGGCTGACGAGGTCGGGGGCCACGTCCAGGACCGGCCTGTCGAAGAAATCCCGCGTGAGCGGCGTTCTGTTCATGCCCTCGTTCATGGCGTCCGAGGGTACTGGGGAGAAGCGTGCCGCTCCGGAGTCAGCGATCGAGGACCGTGTGTCCCGGGTCCGCGCGGGCCCCTGGGGACGACGGCCGTGGGAACCGGCTACGGTCGTGGCGCGTATGTACGGGTGGACCAAGGAGGAAAACATG contains:
- a CDS encoding DNA-3-methyladenine glycosylase → MNVDVLARPAEEVAPRLLGSVLTCTTPEGTVSIAITETEAYSGTADPASHAYRGRTPRNAVMFGPPGHLYVYRSHGLHWCANVVTGTDGTASAVLIRAGRVIEGEDLARKRRGEEVESPRLARGPGNFCQALGVTGEHDGADLLAGTSVVLSAGESAPAALIQVGPRVGVSKAHDWQHRFYLAGDPTVSAYRLSPRAKPSTGA